The Roseibium sp. Sym1 nucleotide sequence CTGGCGGAACATCCAGGCAATCGATGATCTTGCGGAGACGATCATCCGGACGACGGACAAGTGGGTCGTGTCCGCGCTTTGCGGCAATGCCGGCGCCGGCGGCGTGTTCCTCGCGCGTGCGGCGGACGAGGTCTGGATCCGGCCCGGAACCGTTCTCAATCCGCACTACAAGGATATGGGAAATCTCTACGGGTCGGAATTCTGGACCTATCTCCTGCCGAAATATGCGGGCGCCGACAACGCGGCCAGGATCGCGGACGCCCGCCTGCCCATGGGCGCCGAGGAAGCACTGGCCCTCGGACTTGCCGATCGTGTCCTTGGATCCGATGGCCTGTCGTTCCAGTCGAGTGTGCGGGAGGCCGCTTTGAGACTGGGCGGTGAGGATCTCGCTCCGCGCCTTCAGGAAAAGGCCCGGGTCCGCGAACGGGACGAGGCCGCAAAGCCGCTCGCCGCCTATCGTGCCGCCGAGCTTGCGCGGATGCGGAAAAATTTCTTCGGTTTCGATCCGAGCTATCACATCGCCCGCTACAATTTTGTCCGCAAGGTTCCAAAATCCCGGACGCCGCGAACGCTCGCCCGGCACAGATCAGGCCCACCCGGGGGCCGGTCAACACGGAGGGCCGCATCATGAGCCAGTTGCCGACGATCCTCGTGATTGACGACGAAATCCGCTCCCTTGAGTCCATTTCCAGAATTCTCGACGAGGACTTCGACGTGAAGACCGCGTCGACCATCGGCGAGGCAACACGGATCCTCGAAGGCGAATGGGTCCAGATCGTCCTGTGCGACCAGCGCATGCCGGAAAAGACCGGCGTCGAATTCCTGAAAATGGTCCGCGAGAACTGGCCCGATGCCATCCGGATGATCATTTCCGGCTACACGGACGCGCATGACATTATCGACGGCGTGAACGAAGCCGGCATATTCCAGTACATCACCAAGCCCTGGCATCCGGAGAACCTCATCCTGACGCTTCAGAATGCCTGCAAGCTCTACGCGCTTCAGCGGGAAAACGAACTTCTGGCGATCGAGCTGAAGATGTCGCCCTCCGGAGTGTCGAAAAAGATGTCCGACAGGCGGGAACGCCTGCGACGGGACTATGATTTCGACGACGGCATCATCCGTGGCAAGGTCAGCCCGATGGAAGACGTCTGCCGGACGCTTCGTCAGGTCGCGCCCTATGACGTACCGGTTCTCCTGTCCGGATCCTCCGGAACCGGCAAGGAGCTTGCCGCCCGGGCGCTTCACTATGACTCCCTGCGGTGGAACAAGCCCTTCGTTGTCGAGAACTGTGGCGCGTTGCCGGACGAGCTTCTTGAAAGCGAGCTGTTCGGCCACAAGCGCGGTGCCTTTACCGGGGCCGTGGAGGATCACACCGGCCTGTTTCAAAGGGCGGACGGCGGAACCGTGTTCCTCGACGAGATCGGCGAGGTGTCGCCCGCGTTCCAGGTCAAGCTTCTGAGGACGCTGCAGGAGGGGGAGATCCGCCCGGTCGGCAGCACCAAGACACACAAGATCGATGTCCGCGTCATTGCAGCCACCAATCGAAACCTCGAGGACGAGGTCCGGGCCGGACGGTTCCGGGCGGATCTCTATTACCGGCTTGCCGGGATCGTGGTCCGCTTGCCGGACCTGAAAGATAGACCGTTGGACATTCCGGTCTTGGCGAAAGCGCTGCTCAGCCGGGCGATGTCCCAGTTGGGCAAGCGGGTTTCCGGACTGACCCAGGAGGCGCTCGACTGCATGCAGGCCTATTCCTGGCCGGGAAACGTCCGTGAAATGCAGAACGAAATCCAGCAGATGCTGGTCATGGGGGAAGAGGGGAGCGCCCTCGGCGCGGATCTCCTGTCCCGGCATATCCTGCAGGCAGACCCGGCAGGACGGGAGGAAGAGGATCTTGCGGACCTGATGCCGATGGACGGCTCGCTGAAGGACCGCATTGGCGAGCTCGAAGCCCGGATCATCAAGGAGACGCTGATCCGCCACCGCTGGAACAAGTCCAAGGCGGCGCGCGAACTCGGCTTGTCGCGGGTCGGCCTTCGCGGCAAGCTGGAGCGCTATGGACTGGAAAACGTCAAGCCTCTCCCGGAAAAGCGCAAGAGCGCAGGCAGCGCGGGGTAGGCCATGGCAGGGGATCGCGGTGACAAACTTGGCCTTGAGCTCATGAAGCTGCCGTCGGGCAATCTGGGTCTCGACGGCTCGGGAGAGAATGTCTGGATCGACGTGATCCAGAAAATGGACGACGTCTATTCGGACCTGGTCGATTCCCAGACAGAGCTGGAAGAAAAGAACGCCAAGCTGGAGGAGGCCGACACCTTCATCCGCTCCGTCCTCGGCGCGATGACGGACGTCCTGATCGTCTGTGATGCCGCCGGCCGGATCCAGAAGGTCAACAACCAGCTTCTGACCATCACGCACCGCGATGAGCCGTCTTTGCCCGGGACGAAATACTCGGATCTGTTCACGGACGAAAGCCGCGCGACGGTCGAGGGCTTCCTGGACTGTCTGATTGCCGGCAAGGACGTGGCGCCGTGCGATGCCGCGATCAAGGTGCCGGACGGACCGCCTGCGGTGGTCGCCCTGAGCTGCACGCCCCGCCGCGACCAGCGCGGACGGCTGGCCGGAATGGTGATGGTCGGACGTCCGATCGGCGAATTGCAGCGCGCCTACCGGGCGCTCGACGCGGCGCAGGAGCGGCTCAGCGAAACCCAGCAGCGGCTTCTGGTCTCCGAAAAGATGGCGGCGCTGGGCCGGCTGGTGGCCGGTGTGGCCCATGAGCTGAACAACCCGATCAGCTTCGTCTTCGGCAACATGTACGCATTGAAGCGTTATGGGACGGCGATCCGGAAATACCTGACCGCCTGCGACGACGGAGCCCGGCGCGAGGACATGGATGTGCTGCGCAAGGAGCTGAAGATCGACAAGGTGCTTCAGGA carries:
- a CDS encoding sigma-54-dependent transcriptional regulator, which codes for MSQLPTILVIDDEIRSLESISRILDEDFDVKTASTIGEATRILEGEWVQIVLCDQRMPEKTGVEFLKMVRENWPDAIRMIISGYTDAHDIIDGVNEAGIFQYITKPWHPENLILTLQNACKLYALQRENELLAIELKMSPSGVSKKMSDRRERLRRDYDFDDGIIRGKVSPMEDVCRTLRQVAPYDVPVLLSGSSGTGKELAARALHYDSLRWNKPFVVENCGALPDELLESELFGHKRGAFTGAVEDHTGLFQRADGGTVFLDEIGEVSPAFQVKLLRTLQEGEIRPVGSTKTHKIDVRVIAATNRNLEDEVRAGRFRADLYYRLAGIVVRLPDLKDRPLDIPVLAKALLSRAMSQLGKRVSGLTQEALDCMQAYSWPGNVREMQNEIQQMLVMGEEGSALGADLLSRHILQADPAGREEEDLADLMPMDGSLKDRIGELEARIIKETLIRHRWNKSKAARELGLSRVGLRGKLERYGLENVKPLPEKRKSAGSAG
- a CDS encoding PAS domain-containing sensor histidine kinase; amino-acid sequence: MAGDRGDKLGLELMKLPSGNLGLDGSGENVWIDVIQKMDDVYSDLVDSQTELEEKNAKLEEADTFIRSVLGAMTDVLIVCDAAGRIQKVNNQLLTITHRDEPSLPGTKYSDLFTDESRATVEGFLDCLIAGKDVAPCDAAIKVPDGPPAVVALSCTPRRDQRGRLAGMVMVGRPIGELQRAYRALDAAQERLSETQQRLLVSEKMAALGRLVAGVAHELNNPISFVFGNMYALKRYGTAIRKYLTACDDGARREDMDVLRKELKIDKVLQDIGPLVDGTLEGAERVRDIVEDLRRFSSNQQEEPETFNIVRLVHTAVDWVIKAQRIKPAIIFDTPDRLEMTGHKGHIHQIVVNLVQNAADVLSGREDGEIRISCSGENGMILVRVADNGTGIAPAAMDKLFEPFFTTKPIGSGTGLGLYVSYNMALKQGGELRAANRPEGGAEFTLRIPENVDAAD